CGCGGGGGAACTCCATGCCGAGCACATGGCGCCCGGCGGCGGTGAACAGATCGCGCTTGGCGACCAGCACGGACGCGAAGAAGATGATCAGCAGGATCTTGGCGAACTCACCCGGCTGCACGCTGAATCCGGGCAGGCGGATCCAGATCTTCGCGCCGTTGGTCTCCGAGAACTTGCTGGGCAGGATGGCCGGAATGGCCAGTGCGACAAGTCCGATGAGGCCGAGTGTGTAGCTGTAGCGAGCCAGCGTGCGGTAATCGCGCAGCGCGATCAGCAGCACGATGAACACGGCCGTGCCCAACGCGGTCCATAGGATCTGCTGGTTGGCGTCGGGAGAGGGAACCGCCCATGAGTTGTACGCGGCGGTCTGCTCGTCGGCGAGGTCGAGCCGATGGATCAGCACCAGGCCGAGGCCGTTGAGCAGCGCGACGATCGGCAGCAGCAGCGGGTCGGCGAACGGCGCGAATCGCCGCACGGTCAGATGCGCGACACCGAACAACGCCAGATACGCCAGACCGTACTTGGCGATCTCCCAGGTGATCGACTGCTCCTGACTGGCCTCGACCAGAAACAGAGAGCCTGTGGTGATCACTGCCGCCCCGGCAAGCAGCAACAGTTCGACGTTGCGTCTGGTGCTCGGCGGGGGCGCGGGAGCGAATCCGCCCGGGGGACTGGGAAAGGCCCCCGCGGACGGCGGTGACGGTGCGGACATCAGTCCGTCACCCGGCAGTTCTCCCCCGCGGTCTGGGGGTTCGACGACGTGCTCGACGGCGGGGCAGGAGCCTCCGACTTCGTCGGTGTCTTGATCTCGGTGCCCCTGATGTCACCCTCGCCGGGCGCGGGCGCGGGCGTGGTGGTCGGGGCAGGCGCCGCGCCGGCGGGTCCCGGCGGCGCGGGCTCGGTGGACGGGATGACCCCCGGCTGCGGCACTGACCCCTTGGCCGGGCACGGCGGCAACAGTTCTCGCTGGGCGAGATAGGTCATCGAGTCCTTGGCCTTGTCCAGCGAACCCGGAGGCAACCCCTTGTCCACCTGATCGCGGCCGGTCTGCTTCAGATCGCCGACCGTCAGCGGCTTGCAGGAGGACGGCAGGTCGTCGCGATGCTCGGTCAGGGTGAGTTCACCGCCGCGGGTCACGCAGCCGACCAGGTTCACGTCGTGGATCGAGTAGCCGAGGATCGATCCGGGCAGCCCGCGCAGGATCACCACCGAACCGTCATCGGCGCCGACGTAGTAGTTGCTGCGAATCATCTTGTAGCCGACCAGAAGTCCGATACAGACGGCAACGACCAGCGCCACCGCGAGCACGATCCAGCGCAGCCGGTATGACTTCCCTTTCTCGGGAGGCTCCGGCGTGGCGGCGGATCTGCGCGGCGCGGCCCGTGGCGGACGCAGCGCTGAGGCGCGGCCCGCGGCCGTGTTCGGCGGCGGCGTGTCGTCGTCGACGCCGGACGCGGCGCCCGCCACGATCGGGTGGCTCTGCCCGTAGTCCAGATCTATGACGTCGGCCACGACCACGGTCACGTTGTCGGGACCACCGCTGCGCAACGCGAGTTCGATGAGCCGGTCGGCACATTCGTCGGTCGTGCCCTCGCGCATGGTGTTCGCGATGGTCTCGTCGCTGACCACGTCGGAGAGGCCGTCGGAGCACAGCAGATAGCGATCCCCGGCACGTGCCTCGCGCATGATCAGCGTCGGCTCGATCTCGTTGCCGGTGAGCGCGCGCATGATCAGCGAACGCTGCGGGTGCGTGTGCGCCTGCTCGGGTGTGATCCTGCCCTCGTCGACCAGGGACTGGACGAACGTGTCGTCCCTGGTGATCTGGGCGAGCTCACCGCCGCGCAGCATGTAGGCGCGCGAGTCGCCGATGTGCACGAGGCCGAGCTTCTTGCCCGCGAACAGGATTGCCGTGAGCGTGGTGCCCATGCCGTCGAGCTCGGGCTCTTCCTCGACCTGGTCGGCGATGGCCGCGTTGCCCTCTCGGGTCGCCGCGTCGAGTTTGCCGAGTAGATCGTCGCCCGGCTCGTCGTCGTCGAGGTGGGCGAGCGCGGCGATCATCAACTGAGAGGCGACTTCTCCCGCGGCGTGGCCGCCCATGCCGTCGGCGAGTGCGAGTAGTCGCGCGCCCGCATACACGGAGTCTTCGTTGTTGCCTCGGACGAGACCGCGGTCGCTGCGCGCTGCGTAGCGGAGAACAAGTGTCACGATCGGAGCTCGATCACTGTTTTACCGACACGGATGGGCGTGCCGAGTGGAACTCGGACCGCGGTCGTGACTTTCGCGCGATCGAGATAGGTGCCGTTCGTCGAGCCGAGATCTTCGACGTACCAGTCGTCACCACGCGGAGAAAGTCGCGCATGTCTGGTCGAGGCGTAGTCATCAGTGAGTACCAGCGTGGAATCATCCGCACGTCCGATCAGCACCGGTTGGGTGCCGAGCGAGATGCGAGTGCCGGCGAGTGAACCTTGAGTCACCACAAGAAATTTGGCGCCCTTCTGGCCCCGGCTGAAGGAAGGCAGCACCGCGGAACCGCGTGCGGCCCTGGGCTGTATCCGAATGCCGGATGCCGCGTAGATGTCGCTGCGCAACGTGCGCAGCACAGCCCACACGAACAACCACAACAGCAGAAGGAACCCCGCACGGGTCAGTTGCAGGATCAGTCCCTGCACGGCGCTCCACCTCCTGTTCGACCGTGTACGTCGGTGCCGTAGGTGCGGTTCGACCACCCCCACCAGCCTGCTGGTCTTGCCGGCCCCGGTATCGGTGCCGCGCGTGTGTTGGCAGCATCATAGGGCCGTCGGTCGATTTCGATCACGATACGACCGACGAATCCTCGAGAGCCATGTCGTGACCTGCACCGCGAGCTTACGGGATCAGAGGATACGGATCAGGATCTCGGAATGCCCGGCGCGGATGACATCGCCGTCGGCGAGTTGCCAATCCTGCACGGGGGAACCGTTCACCAGGGTGCCGTTGGTGGAGCCGAGATCGGACAACATCGCGGTTTGGCCGTCCCAGCGCACCTCGATGTGCCTGCGCGAGACACCGGTGTCCGGCAGCCGGAAGTGCGCGTCCTGGCCGCGGCCGATGATGTTGCTGCCTTCCCGTAGCTGGTAAGTCCGACCACTGCCGTCGTCGAGCTGCAGGGTCGCGGAGTAGCCCGAACCGGCCGCGGCCGCGGCGCCGTAACCCTGGCCGCCGCCGTAGCCCTGCTGCGCGCCGTAGCCCTGCTGCTGCGAGTAGGCCTGGCCGTAGCCGCCCTGCTCATCCTGGCCGTAGCCGCCTTGATCGCCGTAGGTCTGGTCGCCGTAGCCGGGTTCAGCGTAGCCCGGCTGGCCGTAGCCCTGGCCTTGCTGGCTGTACCCGGGTTCGGCATAGCCCTGCTGCTGGCCGTAGCCGGGATCGCTGTAGCTTTGCTGGCCGTACCCGGAATCGGCATAGCCCTGCTGCTGGCCGTAGCCGGGATCGCTGTAGCCTTGCTGGCCGTACCCGGAATCGGCATAGCCCTGCTGCTGGCCGTAGCCGCGGTCGCCGTACCCCTGCTGGCCGTAACCTGGGTCACCGTACCCCTGCTGGCCGTAGCCGCGGTCGCCTTGCTGGTAGTCGTAGCCGTTCTGGTAGTCGCCGTACCCCTGCTGAGCGTCCGGCGCTTGGTAATCCGCTGCGTACGCGCCGCCGCCGCGGCCGTAGTCGTCGCGGTACGCGCCGTTCTGCGGACCGCCGCGACCAGCAGGCGGTGGGGCGTACCCGCGGTTGCGTGGATCGGACTCCGCGGGCTCACGGCTCGGGTCGTAGCCTGAGTTCTGCGTCATGGGGCCAGCTCCTGGTTGCGGGGTTGCAGGTCGTTGTGGCGGTGATTCGGGGCCGCGAGCCGCTGTGGCTCTGTGCCCGACGTCCGGATCGACGCGGCCACTTGCCCTGAACTGTCCGGTGTGCAGCGTAGGTGATGCCTCGAACGCCACGTGTACTTCGCCGTAGGTCTGCCAGCCTTGCTCGCGGATGTAATCCTGTAGATGTTTGGCGAACGCGCGGGTAGTGAGGTCGTGATCGGCATCCAGTTGCTGGTGATCCGAGGAGTTGATCGTGATCACATAACTGTTGGGCGCCAGGAGATGGCCGCCGCCGAGATCCTGGACGTGATCGGCAGCCTCACGTTGCAGCGCCGCTTCCACCTCCTGTGGCACGACATTGCCGCCGAACACTCTGGCGAAGACATCCCCGACGGCGCCCTGTAGGCGACGCTCGAACCGCGAAACGATGCCCATCTCGGCCTCCTCTCGGTGAGCGTCTCTTTCCTGATTCGTAACAACGACACGCGAGTATGGCGTGTCGCTTATCAACCACGTTCATTGCATGATATCCACGATCGTCCACACCTGTAACTATTGGCGGTGGCCCCAGGTTCCCGCACCTGTCGAGCCCCCATGTCAGGGCTCTGAAATGGGGATTTCATGTCCGGCGCAGGGGCGTGATACTGTCTCTCAGTCGCTCGGGCGAGTGGCGGAATGGCAGACGCGCTGGCTTCAGGTGCCAGTGTCCTTCGGGACGTGGGGGTTCAAGTCCCCCTTCGCCCACAGTGTAGTTCGAAATGGCCGCAGGTCAGAGAGCTTTCTCTGACCTGCGGCCATTTCGGTCAGCGAAACTTGTTGATGTCGCGCCGCCGACAATCACCCGCCGATACCTGTCGTACAGTCGACAACCGCATGCAGGAGACGGGCTTCCCGCGTCGCGGCGACATCAGTTTCTCGCAGGCGGCGATGTGGCGGGCCAGGCGGTCACATCGAGAGAGATCTGCGTCGTTCTTGCTCATCGATCGTGGCGCGGCGCCCGGCTGGCCGGTGCTGCGAGCGCGTCGGGATCGACCTGTGCACACGGCGTGCCGACGTGATGGGCCGTGCGGATCGGCCGGGTCAGGGTGGCCATCTCCACTGGTGCCCGCGGGCATCCGCGCTGGAGCCAGTCGGTGGCCACGCCGATGAGCCCGCCGGCGATCTCGTGGTGGCGACCATCCCGCTGAACGCTTACGACCGGCTTCCCGCCGCCGACCTGGCCGGCAAGACCGTCATCGACACGATGAACTACTACCCGCAGCGCGACGGGCGCGTCGCCGTGCTGGATTCCGCCGAGCTGACCTCGAGCGCCCTGGTGCAGCGCCACCTCTCCGGCTCTCGTGTAGTCAAGGCGTTCAACAACATCGACTTTCGTCGCCTGCTCACCAGTGCCC
The DNA window shown above is from Nocardia sp. NBC_01730 and carries:
- a CDS encoding PP2C family protein-serine/threonine phosphatase codes for the protein MTLVLRYAARSDRGLVRGNNEDSVYAGARLLALADGMGGHAAGEVASQLMIAALAHLDDDEPGDDLLGKLDAATREGNAAIADQVEEEPELDGMGTTLTAILFAGKKLGLVHIGDSRAYMLRGGELAQITRDDTFVQSLVDEGRITPEQAHTHPQRSLIMRALTGNEIEPTLIMREARAGDRYLLCSDGLSDVVSDETIANTMREGTTDECADRLIELALRSGGPDNVTVVVADVIDLDYGQSHPIVAGAASGVDDDTPPPNTAAGRASALRPPRAAPRRSAATPEPPEKGKSYRLRWIVLAVALVVAVCIGLLVGYKMIRSNYYVGADDGSVVILRGLPGSILGYSIHDVNLVGCVTRGGELTLTEHRDDLPSSCKPLTVGDLKQTGRDQVDKGLPPGSLDKAKDSMTYLAQRELLPPCPAKGSVPQPGVIPSTEPAPPGPAGAAPAPTTTPAPAPGEGDIRGTEIKTPTKSEAPAPPSSTSSNPQTAGENCRVTD
- a CDS encoding DUF3662 and FHA domain-containing protein, whose protein sequence is MGIVSRFERRLQGAVGDVFARVFGGNVVPQEVEAALQREAADHVQDLGGGHLLAPNSYVITINSSDHQQLDADHDLTTRAFAKHLQDYIREQGWQTYGEVHVAFEASPTLHTGQFRASGRVDPDVGHRATAARGPESPPQRPATPQPGAGPMTQNSGYDPSREPAESDPRNRGYAPPPAGRGGPQNGAYRDDYGRGGGAYAADYQAPDAQQGYGDYQNGYDYQQGDRGYGQQGYGDPGYGQQGYGDRGYGQQQGYADSGYGQQGYSDPGYGQQQGYADSGYGQQSYSDPGYGQQQGYAEPGYSQQGQGYGQPGYAEPGYGDQTYGDQGGYGQDEQGGYGQAYSQQQGYGAQQGYGGGQGYGAAAAAGSGYSATLQLDDGSGRTYQLREGSNIIGRGQDAHFRLPDTGVSRRHIEVRWDGQTAMLSDLGSTNGTLVNGSPVQDWQLADGDVIRAGHSEILIRIL
- a CDS encoding FHA domain-containing protein FhaB/FipA, encoding MQGLILQLTRAGFLLLLWLFVWAVLRTLRSDIYAASGIRIQPRAARGSAVLPSFSRGQKGAKFLVVTQGSLAGTRISLGTQPVLIGRADDSTLVLTDDYASTRHARLSPRGDDWYVEDLGSTNGTYLDRAKVTTAVRVPLGTPIRVGKTVIELRS